In the Thauera sedimentorum genome, one interval contains:
- a CDS encoding MBL fold metallo-hydrolase: protein MRLPSLLAASLLALPLLTQSLPAAAGDTFMPTVQRVAEGVHALIGPTGARTHDNHALNANFGVIDTAAGTILIDSGASRTGAALLEAQAEALTGKPVRWVINTGAQDHRWLGNGYFADKGVEVIALARTVETQQAVAGDQLAALTTVLGDRLAGTTPTHASRRLAGEHGVLELGGRRIELHYFADAHFPGDIVVWLPDEGIAFAGDHVYVDRLLGIRPQSNPETWLAAFEALKALQPAVIVPGHGPVTDLATAEADTGTYLRYLVDKVKGLAEDLAGVDTAVAELADAPQFARLKNYDELHRLNLSRAYLAFEAAQ from the coding sequence ATGAGACTGCCCTCCCTGCTTGCCGCTTCCCTGCTTGCTCTCCCGCTCCTGACCCAGTCCCTGCCCGCCGCTGCCGGCGACACCTTCATGCCGACTGTGCAGCGTGTTGCCGAAGGCGTGCATGCGCTGATCGGCCCGACCGGTGCACGCACCCACGACAACCACGCCCTCAACGCCAACTTTGGCGTCATCGACACCGCGGCCGGAACGATACTGATCGACAGCGGCGCCTCGCGCACCGGAGCCGCCCTGCTCGAGGCGCAGGCGGAGGCGCTCACCGGCAAACCGGTACGCTGGGTGATCAACACCGGTGCCCAGGACCACCGCTGGCTGGGCAACGGCTACTTCGCGGACAAGGGCGTGGAGGTCATCGCCCTGGCCCGCACCGTGGAAACCCAGCAGGCCGTAGCGGGCGACCAGCTTGCGGCACTGACGACGGTGCTCGGCGACCGCCTGGCCGGCACCACGCCGACCCACGCCAGCCGCCGGCTCGCAGGCGAACACGGGGTGCTGGAACTGGGCGGACGCCGAATCGAGCTGCACTATTTCGCCGATGCCCACTTCCCCGGCGACATCGTGGTCTGGCTGCCGGACGAGGGCATCGCCTTCGCGGGCGATCACGTCTATGTCGACCGCCTGCTCGGTATCCGCCCACAAAGCAACCCGGAGACCTGGCTGGCCGCATTCGAGGCGCTCAAGGCCTTGCAACCGGCAGTCATCGTCCCCGGCCACGGTCCGGTGACCGATCTGGCCACCGCGGAAGCCGACACCGGAACCTATCTGCGCTATCTGGTCGACAAGGTGAAGGGGCTGGCCGAGGACCTGGCCGGCGTGGATACCGCGGTGGCCGAACTGGCCGATGCGCCGCAGTTCGCCCGGCTCAAGAACTACGACGAGCTGCACCGCCTCAACCTCAGCCGTGCCTACCTGGCCTTCGAGGCCGCGCAATGA
- a CDS encoding DUF2789 domain-containing protein → MESPTHAFSDLFAQLGLPNDNEAIRRFIDGHRPLPDEVELADAPFWTTAQAAFLREELRDDADWAELVDQLSAALR, encoded by the coding sequence ATGGAAAGCCCCACCCACGCGTTCAGCGACCTGTTCGCCCAGCTTGGCCTGCCGAACGACAACGAGGCCATCCGGCGATTCATCGACGGCCACCGGCCTCTGCCGGACGAGGTCGAACTCGCGGATGCCCCCTTCTGGACCACGGCACAGGCCGCCTTCCTGCGCGAGGAACTGCGCGACGACGCGGACTGGGCGGAACTGGTCGACCAGTTGAGCGCCGCCCTGCGCTGA
- a CDS encoding ArsR/SmtB family transcription factor, with amino-acid sequence MPTPPPTPKLPALDAEELALLCKALGHPVRVRILQHLAAIGECYFGELSELLPQAPSTVSQHMSVLKEAGLVLGESEDQRTCYCVNPARVAQLRQLIDALAARACC; translated from the coding sequence ATGCCCACGCCCCCCCCTACGCCGAAGCTGCCCGCCCTCGATGCCGAAGAACTCGCGCTTCTGTGCAAGGCGCTCGGCCACCCGGTGCGGGTGCGCATCCTGCAGCACCTGGCGGCCATCGGCGAATGCTACTTCGGCGAACTGTCCGAGCTGCTGCCGCAGGCGCCGTCCACCGTCTCCCAGCACATGAGCGTGCTCAAGGAGGCCGGCTTGGTGCTGGGTGAATCCGAAGACCAGCGCACCTGCTACTGCGTCAATCCCGCACGCGTCGCGCAACTGCGCCAACTGATCGACGCGCTGGCCGCGCGCGCCTGCTGCTGA
- a CDS encoding NAD(P)-binding domain-containing protein, with protein MTQAATPLPVAVIGAGPVGLVALAHLVERGLPAVLLEAGPQIAQSYEDFRHVRLFSPWRFNVDRAAARLLAAAGWQAPDEEAIPSAGEVIDRYLAPLAALPAIAGAIRFGTRVTAISRRATDRVKSAGRERAPFVLRLSTADGETLLHARAVIDASGTWGQPNPLGADGLPGLGEAEHAAHVRYGMPDILGAERARYAGRSVLVVGAGHSAAGNLLALAELAETAPGMRIVWTIRGTSPARTLGGGAADGLPARGAIGMALRALLDAGRIELVTGFRVHALRRDGDRLAVDADDPQRAPLTGLDQIICATGARPDLAMLRELRTALDPALESSAALGPLIDPNVHSCGTVRPHGHRELAHPEPGFYVVGAKSYGRAPTFLMATGYEQVRSVVAALAGDLAAADEVRLELPETGVCSTDLADAADGACCTVEPRRQAAADAVKNACCTPAGKPADSAARTCCA; from the coding sequence ATGACCCAAGCCGCCACCCCGCTTCCGGTCGCCGTGATCGGTGCCGGCCCGGTCGGCCTTGTCGCCCTCGCCCACCTGGTCGAGCGCGGCCTGCCCGCCGTGCTGCTCGAAGCCGGACCGCAGATCGCCCAGAGCTACGAGGACTTCCGCCATGTGCGCCTGTTCTCGCCGTGGCGCTTCAACGTGGACCGCGCCGCCGCCCGCCTGCTGGCCGCCGCCGGCTGGCAGGCGCCGGACGAAGAGGCCATTCCCAGCGCCGGCGAAGTGATCGATCGCTACCTCGCCCCGCTCGCCGCGCTTCCAGCCATCGCCGGCGCGATCCGCTTCGGCACACGGGTGACCGCGATCAGCCGCCGGGCGACCGACCGGGTGAAGTCCGCCGGGCGCGAGCGGGCGCCCTTCGTTCTGCGCCTGAGCACCGCGGACGGCGAAACCCTGCTGCACGCCCGCGCAGTGATCGACGCCTCCGGCACCTGGGGCCAGCCCAATCCGCTCGGCGCCGACGGCCTGCCGGGGCTGGGCGAAGCCGAGCACGCCGCGCACGTCCGCTACGGCATGCCCGACATCCTCGGCGCCGAGCGCGCCCGCTACGCCGGGCGCAGCGTGCTGGTGGTGGGTGCCGGGCATTCGGCCGCCGGCAATCTGCTGGCGCTCGCCGAACTGGCCGAAACCGCGCCGGGCATGCGCATCGTCTGGACGATCCGCGGCACGAGCCCGGCCCGCACGCTGGGCGGCGGCGCAGCCGACGGCCTCCCCGCACGCGGTGCCATCGGCATGGCGCTGCGCGCGCTGCTCGACGCCGGACGGATCGAACTGGTCACCGGCTTCCGCGTTCACGCGCTGCGCCGCGACGGCGACCGGCTCGCGGTCGATGCCGACGACCCGCAGCGTGCGCCGCTCACCGGCCTCGACCAGATCATCTGCGCCACCGGCGCACGGCCGGACCTGGCCATGCTGCGCGAACTGCGCACCGCGCTCGACCCGGCGCTGGAGAGCAGCGCCGCGCTCGGCCCGCTGATCGACCCCAACGTGCATAGCTGCGGCACCGTGCGCCCGCACGGCCACCGCGAACTGGCCCACCCGGAACCCGGCTTCTACGTGGTCGGCGCCAAGAGCTACGGACGTGCGCCGACCTTCCTGATGGCCACCGGCTACGAGCAGGTGCGCTCGGTGGTAGCCGCGCTCGCCGGTGACCTGGCGGCCGCCGACGAGGTGCGCCTGGAGTTGCCGGAAACCGGCGTGTGTTCGACGGATCTCGCCGACGCAGCGGACGGCGCCTGCTGCACGGTCGAACCGCGTCGCCAGGCGGCAGCAGACGCCGTGAAGAACGCTTGCTGCACACCGGCAGGCAAACCGGCCGATAGCGCAGCGCGGACCTGCTGCGCATGA
- a CDS encoding MFS transporter: protein MNAAAPALPTLPRALLARVVVVLGLSQIVTWGSLYYAIAVLAGPMADDLGLPRSLVFGAFSAALVVSGLASPHVGRAIDRHGGRRVLAAGTLTGAAALAVVAFAQGPATLFAGWLLAGVALAATTYDAAFPALSQLAGPAYRKALTALTLFGGLASTAFWPLAWAIEQHAGWRTAWGVFAAILLCVVLPLFWFGLPDPARQPDGKADDERPAATATPTPRVHGAAFAWLATAFTLGAFVFSAIGAHGVGALAASGLLPETAILAASLIGPMQVAGRVLEFAFARHVSPLRVGTLAFAFTLAGMLMLWTADLSPWLAFGFAVCYGAANGVMTIVRGTVPAELFGRAAYGDTMGRLARPAFIAKAAAPLAIALLVADGDGYGAMALLLAGIMALALGAYLAAVGRPAIPART from the coding sequence ATGAACGCTGCCGCGCCTGCCTTGCCCACCCTGCCCCGCGCGCTGCTGGCGCGCGTGGTGGTGGTGCTCGGCCTGAGCCAGATCGTCACCTGGGGCAGCCTCTATTACGCCATCGCCGTGCTCGCCGGACCGATGGCCGACGACCTGGGCTTGCCGCGCAGCCTGGTGTTTGGCGCCTTCTCGGCCGCGCTGGTGGTCTCCGGGCTGGCCTCACCGCACGTCGGGCGCGCCATCGACCGCCACGGCGGGCGGCGGGTGCTGGCCGCGGGTACGCTCACCGGCGCGGCGGCGCTGGCCGTCGTCGCATTCGCGCAGGGGCCCGCCACACTGTTCGCCGGTTGGCTGCTCGCCGGGGTCGCGCTGGCGGCCACCACCTACGACGCCGCCTTCCCGGCGCTCAGCCAGCTCGCCGGCCCGGCCTACCGCAAGGCGCTGACCGCACTGACCCTGTTCGGCGGGCTGGCCAGCACCGCGTTCTGGCCGCTCGCCTGGGCCATCGAGCAACACGCCGGCTGGCGCACCGCCTGGGGCGTATTCGCCGCGATCCTGCTTTGCGTCGTACTGCCGCTGTTCTGGTTCGGGCTGCCGGACCCTGCCCGGCAGCCGGACGGCAAAGCGGACGACGAGCGCCCGGCCGCAACCGCGACACCAACTCCCCGCGTGCATGGCGCGGCCTTCGCCTGGCTCGCCACAGCCTTCACGCTGGGCGCCTTCGTCTTCTCGGCGATCGGCGCGCACGGCGTCGGCGCGCTCGCGGCCAGCGGTCTGCTCCCCGAGACGGCCATTCTCGCCGCCAGCCTGATCGGCCCCATGCAGGTCGCCGGGCGGGTGCTGGAATTCGCCTTCGCCCGCCATGTGAGCCCGCTGCGGGTGGGCACGCTGGCCTTCGCATTCACGCTGGCCGGCATGCTGATGCTGTGGACCGCAGACCTGTCACCGTGGCTCGCCTTCGGTTTCGCGGTGTGTTACGGGGCAGCCAACGGGGTCATGACCATCGTGCGCGGCACGGTACCGGCCGAACTCTTCGGCCGCGCCGCCTACGGCGACACCATGGGCCGCCTGGCCCGCCCGGCCTTCATCGCCAAGGCCGCGGCGCCGCTCGCCATCGCCCTGCTGGTGGCCGACGGCGACGGCTACGGCGCGATGGCCCTGCTGCTGGCCGGCATCATGGCGCTGGCGCTCGGCGCCTATCTGGCGGCGGTCGGTCGTCCCGCCATACCGGCTCGCACCTGA
- a CDS encoding diguanylate cyclase domain-containing protein, with translation MNLRQAFRRERGFDALLSPYRERADRIMVGMNLFLLLVCAALAPVRDTWLAVLLVGVPTMALSWWLMRSAGGTLLTRIFMACAFMAFTGLIIHQTGGDIEAHFTAFGLIGVLLYYRDWRTILAATIFIYLHHLVLGFAQTRGVAVYVFDTGAYWRTFAIHVAYFLPFVTMMGYLAVWLRREGHEAAHVIALANEIMRGDLTKRVEVSQGSLQMPLISAVVSMRDRLLDLMRVLPVPAAVVRMDTQQVVTVNRSWDEQCAAIPDRPTPFAQCPVWAEPETWPALIARVDGTSDRVLDKVEVVMKRRDGASALCELSLILLDDAVPAMAIVTAEDITQRRQAELEMQRLAYRDALTDLPNRASLYRELRAQMAAAAHRCAVVMMDLDGFKPVNDRLGHDAGDAVLRIIAQRIQHTARDTDFAARLGGDEFVIVLRDCRSADEAEVVARRFIKAIGRPVVLEGVAEGLSIGASAGVVHCSAGAADIEQFLKQADVAMYRAKNAGRGCVVVYQAGSEPHDLMRADAGST, from the coding sequence GTGAATCTTCGTCAGGCATTCCGGCGCGAGCGCGGTTTCGACGCCTTGTTGTCGCCCTACCGTGAGCGGGCCGACCGCATCATGGTCGGGATGAATCTGTTTCTGCTGCTGGTTTGTGCGGCCCTTGCGCCCGTGCGCGACACCTGGCTGGCGGTCCTGCTGGTCGGTGTGCCGACGATGGCGCTGTCCTGGTGGCTGATGCGCAGTGCCGGGGGAACCCTGCTGACGCGCATCTTCATGGCCTGCGCGTTCATGGCCTTCACCGGCCTGATCATTCACCAGACCGGTGGCGACATCGAGGCGCATTTCACCGCGTTCGGCTTGATCGGCGTGCTGCTCTACTACCGCGACTGGCGAACCATTCTTGCGGCCACGATATTCATTTACCTCCACCATCTGGTACTCGGCTTCGCGCAGACGCGCGGCGTGGCCGTCTACGTATTCGATACCGGGGCCTACTGGCGCACCTTCGCCATTCATGTGGCCTATTTCCTGCCCTTCGTCACCATGATGGGCTACCTGGCCGTCTGGTTGCGGCGTGAGGGCCATGAGGCGGCGCACGTGATTGCACTGGCCAACGAAATCATGCGTGGCGATCTCACCAAGCGGGTCGAGGTGAGCCAGGGCAGCCTGCAGATGCCGCTGATCTCCGCGGTGGTGTCGATGCGGGATCGCTTGCTGGACCTGATGCGGGTGCTGCCGGTCCCGGCCGCCGTGGTCAGGATGGATACCCAACAGGTAGTGACGGTCAATCGCAGCTGGGACGAGCAGTGTGCGGCCATTCCGGACCGGCCGACGCCCTTTGCGCAGTGTCCGGTGTGGGCGGAGCCGGAAACCTGGCCCGCGCTGATTGCCCGGGTGGACGGTACGTCCGATCGGGTGCTCGACAAGGTCGAGGTGGTCATGAAGCGCCGTGACGGCGCCAGCGCGTTGTGCGAACTGTCCCTGATCCTGCTCGACGATGCGGTGCCGGCGATGGCCATCGTCACCGCCGAGGACATCACCCAGCGCCGCCAGGCGGAGCTGGAGATGCAGCGGTTGGCCTACCGTGATGCGCTCACCGATCTTCCCAACCGAGCCAGCCTGTATCGCGAACTTCGGGCGCAGATGGCTGCGGCGGCGCATCGTTGCGCGGTGGTGATGATGGACCTCGACGGTTTCAAGCCGGTCAATGACCGCCTCGGGCACGATGCGGGCGACGCAGTGCTGCGCATCATCGCCCAGCGCATCCAGCACACCGCGCGCGACACCGACTTCGCGGCGCGGCTGGGGGGCGATGAATTTGTCATCGTGCTGCGCGACTGTCGTTCGGCCGACGAAGCCGAAGTGGTGGCCCGGCGTTTCATCAAGGCCATTGGCCGCCCGGTAGTGCTGGAAGGGGTCGCGGAGGGCCTCAGCATCGGTGCCAGCGCCGGCGTCGTGCATTGCAGCGCCGGCGCCGCGGATATCGAGCAGTTCCTGAAGCAGGCCGACGTTGCAATGTATCGCGCCAAGAACGCCGGGCGAGGCTGCGTGGTGGTCTATCAGGCCGGGTCCGAGCCCCATGACCTGATGCGCGCGGATGCGGGTAGCACCTGA
- a CDS encoding methyltransferase: MGIITWQDEGGTHELEWLSATDAPPPRKIGLADDRTTADAAYRILSQGGALQWQGDYHNARQLLQALGRRVERSAGKGKPATRKSGGSANLTEIFHRERLARAQRARLLGQLLVPCEPGYRIALRRAPDVATACLEAYGPSPEQPFALSLRELLGVIGAHEWRQKGLEVAALGARIHPHYGVFAPIRSEYLDLLMQAPLPAVPTRLAFDLGTGTGVLAALLARRGVEGIVATDNSPRALACAQDNLQRLGLDGRVRLEAADLYPAGQAELVVCNPPWLPGRASSALDAAIYDPDSRMLRGFLDGLAAHLTPGGEGWLILSDLAEHLGLRSRQQLEDWIAAAGLRVIGRLEVAPRHPRAADASDPLHAARAAERTALWRLAPR; encoded by the coding sequence ATGGGCATCATCACCTGGCAGGACGAAGGCGGCACCCACGAACTGGAATGGCTGTCGGCCACGGACGCCCCGCCGCCGCGCAAGATCGGCCTTGCAGACGACCGCACGACCGCCGATGCCGCCTACCGCATCCTCAGCCAGGGCGGCGCGCTGCAGTGGCAGGGCGACTACCACAACGCCCGCCAGTTGCTGCAGGCGCTCGGACGCCGGGTGGAGCGCAGCGCCGGCAAAGGCAAGCCTGCGACGCGGAAAAGCGGCGGCAGCGCGAACCTGACCGAGATCTTCCACCGCGAACGCCTCGCCCGCGCCCAGCGCGCCCGCCTGCTCGGCCAGTTGCTGGTGCCCTGCGAGCCGGGCTACCGCATCGCGCTGCGACGCGCACCGGATGTCGCGACGGCCTGTCTGGAGGCCTACGGTCCCTCGCCTGAGCAGCCCTTCGCGCTGTCGCTACGCGAACTGCTGGGGGTGATCGGCGCGCACGAATGGCGCCAGAAGGGGCTTGAAGTCGCCGCGCTCGGCGCACGCATCCATCCGCACTACGGGGTGTTCGCGCCCATCCGCAGCGAATACCTGGACCTGCTGATGCAGGCACCGCTGCCGGCCGTCCCCACCCGGCTCGCCTTCGACCTGGGCACCGGCACCGGCGTGCTGGCCGCGCTGCTGGCGCGCCGCGGGGTGGAGGGCATCGTCGCTACCGACAACTCGCCGCGCGCGCTGGCCTGCGCGCAGGACAACCTGCAGCGCCTGGGACTGGACGGGCGGGTGCGGCTGGAGGCCGCCGACCTCTACCCCGCCGGCCAGGCCGAGCTGGTGGTGTGCAACCCGCCCTGGCTCCCCGGACGCGCCAGTTCCGCACTGGATGCGGCCATCTACGACCCCGACAGCCGCATGCTGCGCGGCTTTCTCGATGGTCTGGCGGCACACCTCACGCCTGGCGGCGAGGGTTGGCTGATCCTTTCCGACCTCGCCGAGCACCTCGGCCTGCGCAGTCGCCAGCAGCTGGAGGACTGGATCGCCGCAGCCGGCCTGCGGGTGATCGGGCGGCTGGAGGTCGCCCCGCGCCACCCCCGGGCCGCAGACGCATCTGATCCGCTCCACGCCGCGCGCGCTGCCGAGCGCACCGCGCTCTGGCGGCTCGCCCCGCGCTAG
- a CDS encoding arsenate reductase ArsC, producing the protein MATERLFNVLFLCTGNSARSILAEAILNRESMGRFRAWSAGSQPKGAVHPRALELLGKLNHPLDELRSKSWEEFAAADAPRMDFVITVCDNAAGEVCPVWPGQPMTAHWGVPDPAAVEGSESERHLAFADTYRMLRNRIGIFVNLPLAGLDRLSLKAKMDEIGKTRDTQAGEAVDR; encoded by the coding sequence ATGGCCACCGAACGCCTCTTTAACGTCCTGTTCCTGTGCACCGGCAACTCGGCGCGCTCCATCCTTGCCGAGGCCATCCTCAACCGCGAGAGCATGGGCCGCTTCCGTGCCTGGTCGGCGGGCAGCCAGCCCAAGGGGGCGGTGCATCCGCGCGCGCTGGAACTGCTCGGCAAGCTCAACCATCCGCTCGACGAGCTGCGCTCCAAGAGCTGGGAGGAGTTCGCCGCGGCGGACGCGCCGCGCATGGACTTCGTCATCACGGTCTGCGACAACGCCGCGGGCGAGGTCTGCCCGGTGTGGCCCGGCCAGCCGATGACCGCGCACTGGGGCGTGCCCGACCCGGCGGCGGTGGAAGGCAGCGAGAGCGAGCGCCACCTGGCCTTCGCCGACACCTACCGCATGCTGCGCAACCGCATCGGCATCTTCGTGAACCTTCCGCTGGCGGGCCTCGACCGGCTCAGCCTGAAGGCGAAGATGGACGAGATCGGCAAGACGCGCGACACCCAGGCGGGGGAGGCGGTCGACCGCTAG
- the pstB gene encoding phosphate ABC transporter ATP-binding protein PstB — translation MEDTVMRATLANAEKLAGADRTALKMTARDVRVFYGESEALHGVNLDIYANEVLAFIGPSGCGKSTFLRCLNRMNDTIDGCRVTGRIELDGEDIYDRSLDVVLLRARVGMVFQKPNPFPKSIYENIAYGPRLHGLASGRAELDEIVERSLHRAGLWDEVKDRLDQPGTGLSGGQQQRLCIARAIAVSPEVILMDEPCSALDPIATAKVEQLITELAESYTIVIVTHNMQQAARVSKRTAFFHLGNLVEVDETTKIFTSPTDTRTEDYITGRFG, via the coding sequence ATGGAAGATACCGTCATGCGTGCAACGCTGGCCAATGCCGAGAAACTCGCGGGCGCGGACCGGACCGCGCTCAAGATGACCGCCCGCGACGTGCGGGTGTTCTATGGCGAGTCGGAAGCCCTGCACGGTGTGAACCTCGACATCTACGCCAACGAGGTGCTCGCCTTCATCGGCCCTTCGGGTTGCGGCAAGTCCACCTTCCTGCGCTGCCTGAACCGCATGAACGACACCATCGACGGATGCCGGGTGACCGGGCGCATCGAGCTCGACGGCGAGGACATCTACGACCGCTCGCTCGACGTGGTGCTGCTGCGCGCGCGCGTCGGCATGGTGTTCCAGAAGCCCAACCCCTTCCCCAAGTCGATCTACGAGAACATCGCCTACGGCCCGCGGCTGCACGGCCTGGCCAGTGGCCGCGCGGAACTCGACGAGATCGTCGAACGCAGCCTGCATCGCGCCGGCCTGTGGGACGAGGTGAAGGACCGCCTGGACCAGCCGGGCACCGGCCTGTCGGGCGGCCAGCAGCAGCGCCTGTGCATCGCGCGCGCGATCGCGGTGAGCCCGGAGGTGATCCTGATGGACGAACCGTGCTCCGCGCTGGACCCCATCGCCACGGCCAAGGTCGAGCAGCTGATCACCGAGCTTGCCGAGAGCTACACCATCGTCATCGTCACCCACAACATGCAGCAGGCCGCGCGCGTCTCCAAGCGCACCGCCTTCTTCCACCTGGGCAACCTGGTGGAGGTGGACGAGACCACCAAGATCTTCACCAGCCCGACCGATACGCGGACCGAGGACTACATCACCGGCCGCTTCGGCTGA
- the pstA gene encoding phosphate ABC transporter permease PstA, protein MESKAMENDKSVAGRQEPYAQRKRVESSLARRHGAERRFRAAGMAAVLFGLGMVALLFISILGKGLPAFWQATVVTEVYFDPEVIKVDPRPEPLPGETPAQLREREMAWQTQLTMVNWNRIIENALATHLPEVEDARTRARLRQLVTSGERFALRDMVVADPGLIGQRLKLDLLADANVDVWLKGNIDRSLPDSQQQLSADVRAWADDLHERGIIQMKFSTALFGNPDSRSSLASAGLAGAFVGSVYMMAIVILLAVPVGVASAIYLEEFAPRNRFTDLIEVNINNLAAVPSIIFGLLGAAVFINWFKMPLSAPVVGGLVLSLMTLPTVIIATRSTLQAIPPSIRQAALGIGASKVQMILHHVLPLALPGILTGAIIGVAQAIGETAPLLLIGMSAFVASVPATPLDQSTALPVQIYLWQGNELRNFFEARTSAAIIVLLALMLSLNALAIWLRKRFEKRW, encoded by the coding sequence GTGGAAAGCAAAGCTATGGAAAACGACAAGTCCGTTGCCGGCCGGCAGGAACCGTATGCCCAGCGCAAGCGCGTCGAAAGCTCGCTGGCCCGCCGCCACGGCGCCGAGCGGCGCTTCCGCGCGGCCGGGATGGCGGCGGTGCTCTTCGGCCTGGGCATGGTGGCGCTGCTGTTCATCAGCATTCTCGGCAAGGGCCTTCCCGCCTTCTGGCAGGCGACCGTGGTCACCGAGGTGTATTTCGACCCCGAGGTGATCAAGGTCGATCCGCGCCCCGAGCCCCTGCCGGGCGAGACGCCCGCCCAGTTGCGCGAGCGCGAGATGGCCTGGCAGACCCAGCTCACCATGGTGAACTGGAACCGCATCATCGAGAACGCCCTGGCCACCCACCTGCCCGAGGTCGAGGATGCGCGCACCCGCGCCCGCCTGCGCCAGCTGGTCACCAGCGGGGAGCGCTTCGCGCTGCGCGACATGGTGGTGGCCGACCCCGGCCTCATCGGCCAGCGACTCAAGCTCGACCTGCTGGCCGATGCCAACGTGGACGTGTGGCTCAAGGGCAACATCGACCGCAGCCTGCCCGACAGCCAGCAACAGCTGTCCGCAGACGTGCGCGCCTGGGCCGACGACCTGCACGAGCGCGGCATCATCCAGATGAAGTTCAGCACCGCCTTGTTCGGCAACCCCGATTCGCGCAGCTCGCTGGCTTCGGCCGGCCTGGCGGGCGCCTTCGTCGGTTCGGTGTACATGATGGCCATCGTCATCCTGCTGGCGGTGCCGGTCGGGGTGGCGAGCGCGATCTACCTGGAAGAGTTCGCCCCGCGCAACCGCTTCACCGACCTGATCGAGGTGAACATCAACAACCTGGCGGCGGTGCCGTCGATCATCTTCGGCCTGCTGGGCGCGGCGGTGTTCATCAACTGGTTCAAGATGCCGCTGTCCGCCCCCGTCGTGGGCGGTCTGGTGCTCTCGCTGATGACCTTGCCCACGGTGATCATCGCCACCCGCTCCACGCTGCAGGCCATCCCGCCGTCCATCCGCCAGGCGGCGCTGGGCATCGGCGCCTCCAAGGTGCAGATGATCCTGCACCACGTGCTGCCGCTGGCTCTGCCGGGCATCCTCACCGGGGCGATCATCGGCGTGGCCCAGGCCATCGGCGAAACCGCGCCGCTGCTGCTGATCGGCATGAGCGCCTTCGTGGCTTCGGTGCCGGCGACGCCGCTGGACCAGTCCACCGCGCTACCGGTGCAGATCTATCTGTGGCAGGGTAACGAGCTGCGCAACTTTTTCGAAGCCCGTACCTCTGCCGCCATCATCGTGCTGCTGGCCCTGATGCTCAGCCTGAACGCGCTAGCCATCTGGCTGCGCAAACGATTCGAGAAAAGGTGGTGA